The window CGGTAGAGGATCAACTTTGGGAGCGGCTTGAGCAGCGATTGTATTACTTGTCAGGTGAGTTTCAGGATGCCAACACGTACCATCAGTTGCAAGATCTGTTGACTCAGATCGATCAAGAATGCGGCACTCAAGGCAATTACCTATTCTACTTAGCAACCTCGGCTAATTTCTTCTGCGACATTGTGGCGCAGTTGGGGGCAGCAAAGCTGACACAGGAGGACGATAAACACTGGCGACGGGTAATTATTGAAAAGCCGTTTGGACATGACTTAGCGTCAGCCCGTGCGTTGAACAAAGGCATCAGCACCGTGCTGAAAGAGAGTCAAGTTTACAGAATCGATCACTATCTGGGCAAAGAAACAGTTCAGAACATCCTGGTGTTCCGGTTTGGCAATGGCTTATTCGAACCGCTTTGGAACCGTGAGCATATTGATCATATCCAAATCACGGTAGCTGAGACAGTCGGCGTAGAAGGCAGAGGCAACTTTTACGAAGGCACAGGTGCAGTACGAGATATGATGCAAAACCACCTGTTTCAGCTATTAGCAATGACAGCGATGGAACCGCCGATTTCCTTTGAAGCCGATGCGGTACGGGATGAAAAATCAAAGCTGTTGAAATCTATTGTTCCACTGACACCTGAAGCTGTACTCCATAACGCTGTTCACGGACAGTATGGTGCAGGCTCTGTAAAGGATACAGAAGTACCTGCTTATCGATCGGAGCCACGAGTCGCACCAGACTCTACTACTGAAACTTATGTTGCTCTGAAGCTAAACATTGATAATTGGCGCTGGGCAGGGGTTCCCTTTTATTTGCGGACAGGCAAGCGTTTACCCAAGCGCCTGACTGAAATCTCTATTCAGTTTAAGCAAGTGCCCTCACTGCTATTCCGTCAAATGTCAATCGACAGCCTCACGCCCAATTTTTTGACCATTCGCATTCAGCCCGAGGAAGGAATTCATCTTCAGTTTGGAGCTAAGGTTCCTGGTCCGGCTATCAAGATTGACCCGGTAGAAATGGATTTTTGCTACGCCAACTACTTTGGCATGGCTCCCAGTACAGGATATGAAACCTTGCTCTACGACTGCATGATTGGCGACGCAACCCTGTTTCAGCGTGCAGACAACGTAGAGCTGGGCTGGAGCGTTGTTACGCCGATTCTCGATGCCTGGGCAGCAACACCGCCGCAAACCTTTCCCAACTACGCAGCTGGCACCTGGGGACCCAAAGCGGCAGACGAGTTACTGCAGAAAGAGGGCCGGCGCTGGCGTGTCCATCAGTAAATCTATCCTCAAAAACTTTCGTAGCCCAAACGCTAAAACTCACACAGCAATCCCAAAATCACTATCACCATTACCCATGTCGAACCTACCGTCTCCATCGTCTAAAGTCTCTCTGCTGCTTGCAGATGTGGATGGCACTCTGGTCACGAAAGAAAAAATATTGACCGATCGCGCCCGTGCTGCTGTTCAGAAACTTCAAGATGCAGGCATTCGTTTCACCATTACCAGTGGTCGTCCTCCCTTGGGCATGAAGATGATTGTGGAGACATTGGAGCTAACAGAGCCTATCGCGGCCTTTAACGGAGGTTTATTTCTCGATCGTGACTTTTCTATGCTCGATGAGAATGTTTTGCCAACAGCAACCGCCCAAACGATTGCCAAAATGATCACCGATCATCATTTAGATGTTTGGATCTATCGCGGCAGTGAGTGGTTCGTACACGAGCGGCATGGCCCTCACGTCGATCGCGAAGAGTGGACAGTCAAATTTTCACCAACAGTTGTAGCAAGCTTCGATAATTTATTCGACAACGTAGTGAAAATAGTCGGTGTTAGTGATGATCTAGAAGCCATTACTAAGTGCGAAGCCGATGTGCAGCAGGCGTTTAGCCAACAGGTTTGCTGTCAAGCAGGAGCCAGTTCCAGTGGCGGAGAACAGGTCTCTGCGGCTCGCTCTCAGCCCTATTACCTAGACGTGACCCATCCCCGTGCGAACAAAGGAGCAGTTGTTGACCGCCTCTCACAGTTGCTCGGAATTCCGAGAGAAGAAATCGCCACGATCGGGGATATGCCAAACGATGTACCCATGTTCGAACGCAGTGGCTTGAGCATTGCTATGGGTAACGCCAGTGTTGAGGTGCAACAGTGTGCCCACTACGTCACGACTTCCTATGAGGAGGAGGGATTTGCCAATGCAGTCGAATGGTTCATCTTAGGTAATGGAAAGCCAGCAGAATTATCCAGCAGCTACCTTCAACAATCGACTGTTTAACTCTGCAATCGACAAAGCTGATTGTCCCTGCTGTTCTGATCGACTGCTACGTCACATCCGTTACCACAGTGTGCACTGGGTTTGCCGAAGCTGCCGACAAGGAATGCCCGTCTTAAACCCTCTTGCAACCAAAAAGGTTTAACCCAAGTTATCGAACGGGAGATAGAACAATGACTCAACGAGTAAAAGAAATTCTCAGTTGGTACGGTAGTGATAATCCAGGAACGCTGACCAACCTGGCGCGGGTACTCAATCACGGCAGACTGGCGGGAACGGGCAAGCTCGTAATTTTGCCCGTTGATCAAGGCTTTGAACATGGGCCTGCCCGCAGTTTTGCCTCTAATCCCCCTGCTTACGATCCGCGTTATCACTTTGAGCTAGCAATCGACGCAGGCTGCAATGCCTACGCTGCGCCGCTAGGTTTTCTAGAAGCTGGGGCACGGGAATTTGCAGGTGAGATTCCGCTAATCCTCAAATTGAATAATCACGATGTGCTGTTGGATGAAACCAATCCAACCCAAGGACTCACAGGCAGTGTGCAGGATGCCCTGCGTTTGGGCTGTGTGGGAATTGGCTTTACCATCTACCCAGGTTCATCTCAACGGTTTGAGATGTATGGGCAAATTCGGGCCTATGCCGAGGAAGCGAAACGTCACGGATTGATTGTCATGATCTGGTCGTATGCACGGGGGGCAGATCTCAGCAAGACGGGCGAGACAGCGATTGATGTTATTGGTTATGCGGCTCAAATTGCAGCTCAGTTAGGCGCTCATATCATTAAGGTCAAACTGCCGAATGAACATATTGAGCAGGAAGCGGCTCGTAAAGTCTACGAAAAAGAACAAATTGCGATCGCAACCTTAGAAGAACGGGTACGCCACGTCGTGCAATGTACTTTCTATGGACGGCGAATTGTGATTTTTTCGGGCGGCACGATTGACACTGATGAGGCTTTACTGGCTGAAGCTCACGCTATCCAAGCAGGTGGGGGATTTGGTTCGGTTATTGGGCGTAACTCGTTCCAACGCTCCAAGCCAGATGCCTTGCGGCTACTCAACAGCATCATGGATACGTACAACTCCCGGGGTGTACTCAGTCATGCCCAGCATTAGCCCGAATGATGATATGGGGATTTTCAGCCATGATATCAACCAACACAAAGATTCAAACCTTTG of the Leptolyngbya sp. FACHB-261 genome contains:
- the zwf gene encoding glucose-6-phosphate dehydrogenase, which codes for MTSAAISHLPTEASVRPAEPCTIVIFGAAGDLTKRLLMPALYNLAHSNLLPEEFAIVGVAHTMMSQDDFRSKLSRDIREFATVAVEDQLWERLEQRLYYLSGEFQDANTYHQLQDLLTQIDQECGTQGNYLFYLATSANFFCDIVAQLGAAKLTQEDDKHWRRVIIEKPFGHDLASARALNKGISTVLKESQVYRIDHYLGKETVQNILVFRFGNGLFEPLWNREHIDHIQITVAETVGVEGRGNFYEGTGAVRDMMQNHLFQLLAMTAMEPPISFEADAVRDEKSKLLKSIVPLTPEAVLHNAVHGQYGAGSVKDTEVPAYRSEPRVAPDSTTETYVALKLNIDNWRWAGVPFYLRTGKRLPKRLTEISIQFKQVPSLLFRQMSIDSLTPNFLTIRIQPEEGIHLQFGAKVPGPAIKIDPVEMDFCYANYFGMAPSTGYETLLYDCMIGDATLFQRADNVELGWSVVTPILDAWAATPPQTFPNYAAGTWGPKAADELLQKEGRRWRVHQ
- a CDS encoding Cof-type HAD-IIB family hydrolase, coding for MSNLPSPSSKVSLLLADVDGTLVTKEKILTDRARAAVQKLQDAGIRFTITSGRPPLGMKMIVETLELTEPIAAFNGGLFLDRDFSMLDENVLPTATAQTIAKMITDHHLDVWIYRGSEWFVHERHGPHVDREEWTVKFSPTVVASFDNLFDNVVKIVGVSDDLEAITKCEADVQQAFSQQVCCQAGASSSGGEQVSAARSQPYYLDVTHPRANKGAVVDRLSQLLGIPREEIATIGDMPNDVPMFERSGLSIAMGNASVEVQQCAHYVTTSYEEEGFANAVEWFILGNGKPAELSSSYLQQSTV
- a CDS encoding class I fructose-bisphosphate aldolase, with protein sequence MTQRVKEILSWYGSDNPGTLTNLARVLNHGRLAGTGKLVILPVDQGFEHGPARSFASNPPAYDPRYHFELAIDAGCNAYAAPLGFLEAGAREFAGEIPLILKLNNHDVLLDETNPTQGLTGSVQDALRLGCVGIGFTIYPGSSQRFEMYGQIRAYAEEAKRHGLIVMIWSYARGADLSKTGETAIDVIGYAAQIAAQLGAHIIKVKLPNEHIEQEAARKVYEKEQIAIATLEERVRHVVQCTFYGRRIVIFSGGTIDTDEALLAEAHAIQAGGGFGSVIGRNSFQRSKPDALRLLNSIMDTYNSRGVLSHAQH